One window of the Salvia miltiorrhiza cultivar Shanhuang (shh) chromosome 6, IMPLAD_Smil_shh, whole genome shotgun sequence genome contains the following:
- the LOC130990600 gene encoding uncharacterized protein LOC130990600 translates to MLEVITKGPIVITEVVKSTPLDTTKDPYDEVQIKSKTDFTTEERKQDELDNLAKSIIFEAVPDKYVTKIIKCKTAKEMWDILERLCNELEKIKETKLSIACQKFDTFLMLKN, encoded by the coding sequence ATGttggaagtcatcaccaaaggaccaaTCGTCATCACTGAAGTAGTTAAGAGCACTCCATTGGACACCACAAAAGATCCCTATGATGAAGTCCAGATCAAATCCAAAACTGACTTCACCactgaagaaagaaagcaagacGAGCTAGATAATCTTGCTAAGAGTATCATCTTCGAAGCAGTCCCAGACAAAtacgtcaccaagatcatcaaatgCAAGAccgcaaaggagatgtgggatattcttgaaagattgtGCAACGAACTAGAGAAAATAAAAGAGACTAAGCTATCTATAGCTTGTCAAAAGTTTGACACATTCCTGATGCTAAAAAACTAA